In a single window of the Hippocampus zosterae strain Florida chromosome 6, ASM2543408v3, whole genome shotgun sequence genome:
- the gck gene encoding hexokinase-4 isoform X3 encodes MPCVSSCLEQMVKWPQLCRHDFMVDQILSELRLQKDELQEIMKRMRREMDRGLRLETHEVASVKMLPTYVCSTPEGSEVGDFLALDLGGTNFRVMLVKVGADEERSWKVETKNQMYSIPADAMTGTAEMLFDYIAECMSNFLDQHNIKHKKLPLGFTFSFPVRHEDIDKGILLNWTKGFKASGAEGNNVVGLLRDAIKRRGDIEMDVVAMVNDTVATMISCYYEDRSCEVGMIVGTGCNACYMEEMSTVELVEGEEGRMCVNTEWGAFGDNGELEDFRLEYDRVVDETSINPGQQLFEKLISGKYMGELVRLVMMKLVNENLLFNGEASEMLKTRGSFETRHISQVESDSGDRKHIYNILSSMGMLPSELDCDIVGLVCESVSTRSAHMCAAGLAGVINLMRERRGLEALNITVGVDGSVYKMHPCFRDRFHKIVRELTPHCEITFIQSEEGSGRGAALISAVACKMAASMLAR; translated from the exons ATGCCATGCGTGAGCTCATGTCTGGAGCAGATGGTCAAGTGGCCTCAGCTGTGTAGGCATGACTTCATG GTTGATCAAATCCTGTCCGAGCTCAGGCTGCAGAAGGATGAGCTGCAAGAGATCATGAAAAGGATGCGGCGTGAGATGGACAGAGGCTTGCGTTTAGAGACGCACGAGGTGGCCAGCGTCAAAATGCTGCCCACTTATGTTTGCTCCACCCCCGAGGGATCAG AGGTGGGTGACTTCCTGGCTCTGGACCTGGGGGGGACCAACTTCCGGGTGATGCTAGTCAAGGTGGGAGCCGACGAAGAGAGGAGCTGGAAGGTCGAGACCAAGAACCAGATGTATTCCATTCCTGCAGATGCCATGACGGGAACTGCAGAGATG TTGTTTGACTACATCGCAGAGTGCATGTCTAACTTCTTAGACCAGCACAACATCAAGCACAAGAAACTTCCTCTGGGTTTTACTTTCTCTTTCCCGGTGCGTCACGAGGACATCGACAAG GGAATCCTACTCAACTGGACCAAAGGTTTCAAGGCCTCAGGGGCAGAGGGGAACAATGTTGTGGGGTTGCTCAGAGATGCTATCAAGAGACGAGGG GACATTGAGATGGACGTCGTTGCCATGGTGAATGACACAGTGGCCACCATGATTTCGTGCTACTACGAAGACCGCAGCTGTGAAGTGGGAATGATTGTTG GTACAGGTTGTAACGCTTGTTATATGGAGGAGATGAGCACGGTGGAGCTGGTGGAAGGCGAGGAGGGTCGCATGTGTGTCAACACAGAATGGGGGGCATTTGGAGATAACGGCGAGCTGGAGGACTTCAGGCTGGAGTACGACAGAGTGGTGGACGAGACCTCCATCAACCCTGGACAgcagct CTTTGAGAAGCTGATCAGCGGCAAGTACATGGGCGAGCTGGTGAGGCTCGTCATGATGAAGCTGGTCAACGAGAACCTGCTGTTCAACGGCGAGGCCTCGGAGATGCTCAAAACGCGTGGCAGCTTTGAGACCAGACACATCTCACAGGTGGAGAG TGACTCGGGTGACAGGAAGCACATctacaatattttgtcatcaaTGGGTATGCTGCCGTCCGAGCTGGACTGCGACATCGTGGGTCTGGTTTGCGAGAGCGTCTCTACTCGCTCTGCCCACATGTGTGCCGCCGGCCTCGCTGGCGTCATCAACCTGATGAGGGAACGACGTGGCCTGGAGGCACTCAACATCACCGTGGGTGTGGATGGCTCCGTTTACAAGATGCACCCATG cTTTCGTGACAGGTTCCACAAAATAGTCAGAGAGCTGACGCCACATTGTGAGATTACCTTCATCCAGTCGGAAGAAGGAAGCGGTCGAGGGGCGGCTCTCATTTCAGCGGTGGCCTGCAAGATGGCGGCCAGCATGCTGGCGCGGTGA
- the gck gene encoding hexokinase-4 isoform X1 has protein sequence MPCVSSCLEQMVKWPQLCRHDFMVDQILSELRLQKDELQEIMKRMRREMDRGLRLETHEVASVKMLPTYVCSTPEGSVCVWAEVGDFLALDLGGTNFRVMLVKVGADEERSWKVETKNQMYSIPADAMTGTAEMLFDYIAECMSNFLDQHNIKHKKLPLGFTFSFPVRHEDIDKGILLNWTKGFKASGAEGNNVVGLLRDAIKRRGDIEMDVVAMVNDTVATMISCYYEDRSCEVGMIVGTGCNACYMEEMSTVELVEGEEGRMCVNTEWGAFGDNGELEDFRLEYDRVVDETSINPGQQLFEKLISGKYMGELVRLVMMKLVNENLLFNGEASEMLKTRGSFETRHISQVESDSGDRKHIYNILSSMGMLPSELDCDIVGLVCESVSTRSAHMCAAGLAGVINLMRERRGLEALNITVGVDGSVYKMHPCFRDRFHKIVRELTPHCEITFIQSEEGSGRGAALISAVACKMAASMLAR, from the exons ATGCCATGCGTGAGCTCATGTCTGGAGCAGATGGTCAAGTGGCCTCAGCTGTGTAGGCATGACTTCATG GTTGATCAAATCCTGTCCGAGCTCAGGCTGCAGAAGGATGAGCTGCAAGAGATCATGAAAAGGATGCGGCGTGAGATGGACAGAGGCTTGCGTTTAGAGACGCACGAGGTGGCCAGCGTCAAAATGCTGCCCACTTATGTTTGCTCCACCCCCGAGGGATCAG TTTGCGTTTGGGCAGAGGTGGGTGACTTCCTGGCTCTGGACCTGGGGGGGACCAACTTCCGGGTGATGCTAGTCAAGGTGGGAGCCGACGAAGAGAGGAGCTGGAAGGTCGAGACCAAGAACCAGATGTATTCCATTCCTGCAGATGCCATGACGGGAACTGCAGAGATG TTGTTTGACTACATCGCAGAGTGCATGTCTAACTTCTTAGACCAGCACAACATCAAGCACAAGAAACTTCCTCTGGGTTTTACTTTCTCTTTCCCGGTGCGTCACGAGGACATCGACAAG GGAATCCTACTCAACTGGACCAAAGGTTTCAAGGCCTCAGGGGCAGAGGGGAACAATGTTGTGGGGTTGCTCAGAGATGCTATCAAGAGACGAGGG GACATTGAGATGGACGTCGTTGCCATGGTGAATGACACAGTGGCCACCATGATTTCGTGCTACTACGAAGACCGCAGCTGTGAAGTGGGAATGATTGTTG GTACAGGTTGTAACGCTTGTTATATGGAGGAGATGAGCACGGTGGAGCTGGTGGAAGGCGAGGAGGGTCGCATGTGTGTCAACACAGAATGGGGGGCATTTGGAGATAACGGCGAGCTGGAGGACTTCAGGCTGGAGTACGACAGAGTGGTGGACGAGACCTCCATCAACCCTGGACAgcagct CTTTGAGAAGCTGATCAGCGGCAAGTACATGGGCGAGCTGGTGAGGCTCGTCATGATGAAGCTGGTCAACGAGAACCTGCTGTTCAACGGCGAGGCCTCGGAGATGCTCAAAACGCGTGGCAGCTTTGAGACCAGACACATCTCACAGGTGGAGAG TGACTCGGGTGACAGGAAGCACATctacaatattttgtcatcaaTGGGTATGCTGCCGTCCGAGCTGGACTGCGACATCGTGGGTCTGGTTTGCGAGAGCGTCTCTACTCGCTCTGCCCACATGTGTGCCGCCGGCCTCGCTGGCGTCATCAACCTGATGAGGGAACGACGTGGCCTGGAGGCACTCAACATCACCGTGGGTGTGGATGGCTCCGTTTACAAGATGCACCCATG cTTTCGTGACAGGTTCCACAAAATAGTCAGAGAGCTGACGCCACATTGTGAGATTACCTTCATCCAGTCGGAAGAAGGAAGCGGTCGAGGGGCGGCTCTCATTTCAGCGGTGGCCTGCAAGATGGCGGCCAGCATGCTGGCGCGGTGA
- the gck gene encoding hexokinase-4 isoform X2 → MPCVSSCLEQMVKWPQLCRHDFMVDQILSELRLQKDELQEIMKRMRREMDRGLRLETHEVASVKMLPTYVCSTPEGSVCVWAEVGDFLALDLGGTNFRVMLVKVGADEERSWKVETKNQMYSIPADAMTGTAEMLFDYIAECMSNFLDQHNIKHKKLPLGFTFSFPVRHEDIDKGILLNWTKGFKASGAEGNNVVGLLRDAIKRRGDIEMDVVAMVNDTVATMISCYYEDRSCEVGMIVGTGCNACYMEEMSTVELVEGEEGRMCVNTEWGAFGDNGELEDFRLEYDRVVDETSINPGQQLFEKLISGKYMGELVRLVMMKLVNENLLFNGEASEMLKTRGSFETRHISQVESDSGDRKHIYNILSSMGMLPSELDCDIVGLVCESVSTRSAHMCAAGLAGVINLMRERRGLEALNITVGVDGSVYKMHPCQQQMTKWPLLQMDKPGGFCDLILILQMKYCTECLFRLVGAHRTYCK, encoded by the exons ATGCCATGCGTGAGCTCATGTCTGGAGCAGATGGTCAAGTGGCCTCAGCTGTGTAGGCATGACTTCATG GTTGATCAAATCCTGTCCGAGCTCAGGCTGCAGAAGGATGAGCTGCAAGAGATCATGAAAAGGATGCGGCGTGAGATGGACAGAGGCTTGCGTTTAGAGACGCACGAGGTGGCCAGCGTCAAAATGCTGCCCACTTATGTTTGCTCCACCCCCGAGGGATCAG TTTGCGTTTGGGCAGAGGTGGGTGACTTCCTGGCTCTGGACCTGGGGGGGACCAACTTCCGGGTGATGCTAGTCAAGGTGGGAGCCGACGAAGAGAGGAGCTGGAAGGTCGAGACCAAGAACCAGATGTATTCCATTCCTGCAGATGCCATGACGGGAACTGCAGAGATG TTGTTTGACTACATCGCAGAGTGCATGTCTAACTTCTTAGACCAGCACAACATCAAGCACAAGAAACTTCCTCTGGGTTTTACTTTCTCTTTCCCGGTGCGTCACGAGGACATCGACAAG GGAATCCTACTCAACTGGACCAAAGGTTTCAAGGCCTCAGGGGCAGAGGGGAACAATGTTGTGGGGTTGCTCAGAGATGCTATCAAGAGACGAGGG GACATTGAGATGGACGTCGTTGCCATGGTGAATGACACAGTGGCCACCATGATTTCGTGCTACTACGAAGACCGCAGCTGTGAAGTGGGAATGATTGTTG GTACAGGTTGTAACGCTTGTTATATGGAGGAGATGAGCACGGTGGAGCTGGTGGAAGGCGAGGAGGGTCGCATGTGTGTCAACACAGAATGGGGGGCATTTGGAGATAACGGCGAGCTGGAGGACTTCAGGCTGGAGTACGACAGAGTGGTGGACGAGACCTCCATCAACCCTGGACAgcagct CTTTGAGAAGCTGATCAGCGGCAAGTACATGGGCGAGCTGGTGAGGCTCGTCATGATGAAGCTGGTCAACGAGAACCTGCTGTTCAACGGCGAGGCCTCGGAGATGCTCAAAACGCGTGGCAGCTTTGAGACCAGACACATCTCACAGGTGGAGAG TGACTCGGGTGACAGGAAGCACATctacaatattttgtcatcaaTGGGTATGCTGCCGTCCGAGCTGGACTGCGACATCGTGGGTCTGGTTTGCGAGAGCGTCTCTACTCGCTCTGCCCACATGTGTGCCGCCGGCCTCGCTGGCGTCATCAACCTGATGAGGGAACGACGTGGCCTGGAGGCACTCAACATCACCGTGGGTGTGGATGGCTCCGTTTACAAGATGCACCCATG tcaacaacaaatgacaaaatggccgcttcttCAGATGGATAAACCAGGTGGATTTTGTGACTTAATTCTTATTCTACAAATGAAATACTGCACAGAGTGCCTTTTTAGGCTAGTAggggcacatagaacatattgcaaataa
- the gck gene encoding hexokinase-4 isoform X5 translates to MPCVSSCLEQMVKWPQLCRHDFMVDQILSELRLQKDELQEIMKRMRREMDRGLRLETHEVASVKMLPTYVCSTPEGSVCVWAEVGDFLALDLGGTNFRVMLVKVGADEERSWKVETKNQMYSIPADAMTGTAEMLFDYIAECMSNFLDQHNIKHKKLPLGFTFSFPVRHEDIDKGILLNWTKGFKASGAEGNNVVGLLRDAIKRRGDIEMDVVAMVNDTVATMISCYYEDRSCEVGMIVGTGCNACYMEEMSTVELVEGEEGRMCVNTEWGAFGDNGELEDFRLEYDRVVDETSINPGQQLFEKLISGKYMGELVRLVMMKLVNENLLFNGEASEMLKTRGSFETRHISQVESDSGDRKHIYNILSSMGMLPSELDCDIVGLVCESVSTRSAHMCAAGLAGVINLMRERRGLEALNITVGVDGSVYKMHPCQQQMTKWPLLQMDKPAFVTGSTK, encoded by the exons ATGCCATGCGTGAGCTCATGTCTGGAGCAGATGGTCAAGTGGCCTCAGCTGTGTAGGCATGACTTCATG GTTGATCAAATCCTGTCCGAGCTCAGGCTGCAGAAGGATGAGCTGCAAGAGATCATGAAAAGGATGCGGCGTGAGATGGACAGAGGCTTGCGTTTAGAGACGCACGAGGTGGCCAGCGTCAAAATGCTGCCCACTTATGTTTGCTCCACCCCCGAGGGATCAG TTTGCGTTTGGGCAGAGGTGGGTGACTTCCTGGCTCTGGACCTGGGGGGGACCAACTTCCGGGTGATGCTAGTCAAGGTGGGAGCCGACGAAGAGAGGAGCTGGAAGGTCGAGACCAAGAACCAGATGTATTCCATTCCTGCAGATGCCATGACGGGAACTGCAGAGATG TTGTTTGACTACATCGCAGAGTGCATGTCTAACTTCTTAGACCAGCACAACATCAAGCACAAGAAACTTCCTCTGGGTTTTACTTTCTCTTTCCCGGTGCGTCACGAGGACATCGACAAG GGAATCCTACTCAACTGGACCAAAGGTTTCAAGGCCTCAGGGGCAGAGGGGAACAATGTTGTGGGGTTGCTCAGAGATGCTATCAAGAGACGAGGG GACATTGAGATGGACGTCGTTGCCATGGTGAATGACACAGTGGCCACCATGATTTCGTGCTACTACGAAGACCGCAGCTGTGAAGTGGGAATGATTGTTG GTACAGGTTGTAACGCTTGTTATATGGAGGAGATGAGCACGGTGGAGCTGGTGGAAGGCGAGGAGGGTCGCATGTGTGTCAACACAGAATGGGGGGCATTTGGAGATAACGGCGAGCTGGAGGACTTCAGGCTGGAGTACGACAGAGTGGTGGACGAGACCTCCATCAACCCTGGACAgcagct CTTTGAGAAGCTGATCAGCGGCAAGTACATGGGCGAGCTGGTGAGGCTCGTCATGATGAAGCTGGTCAACGAGAACCTGCTGTTCAACGGCGAGGCCTCGGAGATGCTCAAAACGCGTGGCAGCTTTGAGACCAGACACATCTCACAGGTGGAGAG TGACTCGGGTGACAGGAAGCACATctacaatattttgtcatcaaTGGGTATGCTGCCGTCCGAGCTGGACTGCGACATCGTGGGTCTGGTTTGCGAGAGCGTCTCTACTCGCTCTGCCCACATGTGTGCCGCCGGCCTCGCTGGCGTCATCAACCTGATGAGGGAACGACGTGGCCTGGAGGCACTCAACATCACCGTGGGTGTGGATGGCTCCGTTTACAAGATGCACCCATG tcaacaacaaatgacaaaatggccgcttcttCAGATGGATAAACCAG cTTTCGTGACAGGTTCCACAAAATAG
- the ykt6 gene encoding synaptobrevin homolog YKT6 produces the protein MKLYSLSVHYKGATKANLLKAAYELSSFSFFQKSSIQEFMSFTSALIVERTTVGTRASVKEQEYLCHVYVRNDNLGAVVIADTEYPQRVCFTLLDKVLEEFSRQVDRIDWPSGNPDTVNYKALDILLAKYQNPREADAMSKVQAELDDTKIILHKTMESLLERGEKLDDLVAKSEHLGTQSKAFYKTARKQNSCCEIM, from the exons ATGAAGCTCTACAGCCTGAGCGTTCATTATAAAGGAGCTACCAAAGCCAACCTCTTGAAAGCGGCGTACGAACTCTCCTCTTTCAGCTTCTTTCAGAAATCCAG CATCCAGGAGTTCATGTCCTTCACCAGTGCCTTGATTGTTGAACGGACAACAGTTGGAACTCGTGCCTCTGTCAAAGAACAAG AGTACCTATGTCATGTGTACGTGAGGAATGATAACCTGGGTGCGGTGGTCATAGCTGACACAGAATATCCACAGAGAGTCTGCTTCACACTGCTTGACAAG GTGCTAGAAGAGTTTTCCAGACAGGTGGACAGGATAGACTGGCCCTCTGGTAACCCCGACACCGTTAACTACAAAGCCCTAGACATTCTCCTTGCCAAATATCAG AATCCAAGGGAAGCAGATGCAATGTCAAAAGTGCAGGCGGAGCTGGACGACACAAAGATCATTTTG CACAAGACCATGGAAAGTCTGTTGGAGAGAGGAGAGAAACTGGACGACCTCGTGGCCAAGTCAGAGCACCTGGGGACCCAGTCCAAAGCCTTTTATAAGACA GCGAGGAAACAGAACTCCTGCTGCGAGATCATGTGA
- the gck gene encoding hexokinase-4 isoform X4 produces the protein MDKVDQILSELRLQKDELQEIMKRMRREMDRGLRLETHEVASVKMLPTYVCSTPEGSVCVWAEVGDFLALDLGGTNFRVMLVKVGADEERSWKVETKNQMYSIPADAMTGTAEMLFDYIAECMSNFLDQHNIKHKKLPLGFTFSFPVRHEDIDKGILLNWTKGFKASGAEGNNVVGLLRDAIKRRGDIEMDVVAMVNDTVATMISCYYEDRSCEVGMIVGTGCNACYMEEMSTVELVEGEEGRMCVNTEWGAFGDNGELEDFRLEYDRVVDETSINPGQQLFEKLISGKYMGELVRLVMMKLVNENLLFNGEASEMLKTRGSFETRHISQVESDSGDRKHIYNILSSMGMLPSELDCDIVGLVCESVSTRSAHMCAAGLAGVINLMRERRGLEALNITVGVDGSVYKMHPCFRDRFHKIVRELTPHCEITFIQSEEGSGRGAALISAVACKMAASMLAR, from the exons ATGGATAAG GTTGATCAAATCCTGTCCGAGCTCAGGCTGCAGAAGGATGAGCTGCAAGAGATCATGAAAAGGATGCGGCGTGAGATGGACAGAGGCTTGCGTTTAGAGACGCACGAGGTGGCCAGCGTCAAAATGCTGCCCACTTATGTTTGCTCCACCCCCGAGGGATCAG TTTGCGTTTGGGCAGAGGTGGGTGACTTCCTGGCTCTGGACCTGGGGGGGACCAACTTCCGGGTGATGCTAGTCAAGGTGGGAGCCGACGAAGAGAGGAGCTGGAAGGTCGAGACCAAGAACCAGATGTATTCCATTCCTGCAGATGCCATGACGGGAACTGCAGAGATG TTGTTTGACTACATCGCAGAGTGCATGTCTAACTTCTTAGACCAGCACAACATCAAGCACAAGAAACTTCCTCTGGGTTTTACTTTCTCTTTCCCGGTGCGTCACGAGGACATCGACAAG GGAATCCTACTCAACTGGACCAAAGGTTTCAAGGCCTCAGGGGCAGAGGGGAACAATGTTGTGGGGTTGCTCAGAGATGCTATCAAGAGACGAGGG GACATTGAGATGGACGTCGTTGCCATGGTGAATGACACAGTGGCCACCATGATTTCGTGCTACTACGAAGACCGCAGCTGTGAAGTGGGAATGATTGTTG GTACAGGTTGTAACGCTTGTTATATGGAGGAGATGAGCACGGTGGAGCTGGTGGAAGGCGAGGAGGGTCGCATGTGTGTCAACACAGAATGGGGGGCATTTGGAGATAACGGCGAGCTGGAGGACTTCAGGCTGGAGTACGACAGAGTGGTGGACGAGACCTCCATCAACCCTGGACAgcagct CTTTGAGAAGCTGATCAGCGGCAAGTACATGGGCGAGCTGGTGAGGCTCGTCATGATGAAGCTGGTCAACGAGAACCTGCTGTTCAACGGCGAGGCCTCGGAGATGCTCAAAACGCGTGGCAGCTTTGAGACCAGACACATCTCACAGGTGGAGAG TGACTCGGGTGACAGGAAGCACATctacaatattttgtcatcaaTGGGTATGCTGCCGTCCGAGCTGGACTGCGACATCGTGGGTCTGGTTTGCGAGAGCGTCTCTACTCGCTCTGCCCACATGTGTGCCGCCGGCCTCGCTGGCGTCATCAACCTGATGAGGGAACGACGTGGCCTGGAGGCACTCAACATCACCGTGGGTGTGGATGGCTCCGTTTACAAGATGCACCCATG cTTTCGTGACAGGTTCCACAAAATAGTCAGAGAGCTGACGCCACATTGTGAGATTACCTTCATCCAGTCGGAAGAAGGAAGCGGTCGAGGGGCGGCTCTCATTTCAGCGGTGGCCTGCAAGATGGCGGCCAGCATGCTGGCGCGGTGA
- the sb:cb288 gene encoding uncharacterized protein sb:cb288 has translation MRTQAQNDSKFAPNRIVNSSEIVDPDLTWQALQVLQRNGSTAAAARPSSTEDSLNTSNGIIPGAIAAAMFIAMLLGLYAMLWKCMVSPPRRKRRKARARITA, from the exons ATGCGGACCCAGGCGCAAAACGACAGCAAATTTGCACCCAACCGCATCGTCAACTCTTCGGAG ATAGTTGACCCAGATCTGACCTGGCAGGCTTTGCAGGTTCTACAGAGAAATG GTTCCACTGCAGCAGCCGCTCGTCCATCAAGCACCGAAGATTCCTTAAACACAAGCAACGGAATCATTCCTG GTGCCATTGCGGCTGCAATGTTCATCGCAATGTTACTGGGCCTCTATGCCATGCTCTGGAAATGTATGGTGTCGCCGCCACGAAG AAAACGCCGGAAGGCGAGAGCAAGAATCACTGCGTGA